The window CTGTTGCACCCTTGCTGTCTACATCATTGCGCAGGTCCCAGGCCTTCCAGATCTCAAAATACTTTTTAGCTACAGCACCCAATGATGCTTCAGGGGTGCGGATCAATACATCCCTTGCAAACTCGGCTTTTACATTGTAATTATCCACCTGCATCTCCATCATGTCTTCCGGTGTGATCTGGTTGAGCCCTTCCAGCATCCGGTTGATGATCAACCCGCGGTAGATGGGAAATACCGTTCCTGTATAGTAAGGATAGGTTCCATCAACGGACAATTGGTTGGCGCTGCTTACATACCCTCGCGAAGGATTGATCATATGTGGATTCTCTTCCTGTGGGATCATTCCCCTCCACATGTAACTGCTATCCTTGCCGGGCATGATGAAATCGCCCTGGCGGCGCCATTTCGCCGGGAATTCCCCTTGTTGCCAGATGGCTATATCGCCGGTCTTGGAGGCAAAGAGGCAGTTCTGCCCCGGACAGGTGAAATTCTTGATCGCGGCCAGGTAATCATCATAGTTCTTTGCATGGTTCAATCCATAAAAGGTTACCCCTTCGTTGCTGGGATCATGCGCTTTCCAGCGTACGGCCAGGTATTGGTTGTCCTTTTCTGATGCCTTAAAGGAATGGTCATACATCACCGGTCCATATATTGTGTAAGCTACCGTATCATAAAAATCCGGCTTACCCTTTACCTTGATCACTTCGATCCTTTTGTCGGCCTGCTTCCATTCGCCATTGAACAGGTAGCTGTCCATATTGCTATCCCTGAACTCAATGGAATAATAGTCCTTTACATCCCTTCCTGCATTGGTGAAACCAAATGAAATATCCTGGTTGAATCCAATGATCACATTCGGCGAGCCCGGGAAAGTGGCCCCATAGGCACTGAACTGGGGTGTAGTGATCTGCATCTCAAACCATAGGGCAGGCATGTTCAATCCAAGGTGCGGATCATTAGCCAGGATTGGTCTTCCGCTGCTGGTCTTACTACCTCCAACTGCCCAGTTATTGCTTCCGTTCTCCGGGTTGGGTTTATTGGGATCCACCCTTGTCAGCGAATCGTTCTTATAGGCAAAATACAGGGAGTCCGCATCTGCGGGTGGTGTCAGATCAACCGCCCCTGTAGTTGGATAGGCTGTTTCCGGGGTATTGGGAACAATGGGCTTTAAGGAGTCAGCCAGGTAATAATAAAGCTTCTCAAAGTCGGCCTTGGAAAAATAACTGCGGGCATTGGAAAACTCAAGGTCATCTTCATGGCCCGCGAGGTCATAACTCATGTACTTTAAGAAGAGCGCCGTTTTCAGGGGACTCCATTTTTCAGGCTTATAGCCCAGCAATTTGTATTCAAGTGGCAGCTGGCTTTCCGGTAAATGTTCCAGATAGGCATTCACGCCTGCAGCATAAGAATCATACTGCATTTTGGAAGCTGGATTCTTCTCTGCCTCTTCAAGGGAACGCTCCGCTGCATAGATCATGCCCAGGCGGCGCATACTCCTGTCGTATTCCAGAATCCTTCCTCCCGGGCCTTCCCCCAGGATCTCGGCCAGCCTGCCTGCGGCCGCATGGGTCTGGAACTCCATCTGCCATAGCCTGAACCTGGCATGCAGGAAACCTTGAACAAAATAGGCATCTTCTTCCTGCTCCGCGAAAATGTGCGGTACCAGCCTGTCGTCAATATAGACTTCTGTTTTTCCCTTGAGTTGGGGAAAGCTCAGGTCTTCGTCAAAAGAGGCATAAGCAGGCTCGGCATTCTGCCAAACACCATGCTGGGGACTAAGCAATCTGCCTAACGGGGCGGGTAATACAGAACGGGTATCCAGCAAATAGACCAGACCGACTGTTACCAGAGCCGAAAGGGTAAGGAATACAATTCTCATATGTAGCAATTATAACCTGTTAAAAGTACCATTTATTTGAAATGTCGCAATAGCCCGTCCGGTTTGTTGGCTACCACCTTCAGGGTATTGCGGTCCATCAACAAAGTCCAGAAATTTGTGTTAAGAAGGGGTAACCTTTAAACCAACCAAAGCGTCAGATGTCATATAGGTAATCGTATTCGTTAACCTTATAAAACCGACGTTATGGACACCTTATCTACCAAAAAGGGAATTAATTGGAAACTAGTGCTGGGGCTGCTTTTCATCGGACTGTTTGCCATCAGCCTATTCAAATAAGTATCGTTTGTTGTTTTGGTTATCTCAGCCATGGAATCCCGGGCCTTTGCTCCGGGATTTTTTATTGCCCGGCACCGGCCAATACAGTGAGCAAGTCATTTATTTGTTCAACCGTATTGAAGGCATGCAGCACGATCCTTAAACGCTCCCCACCCTTGGGTACGGTAGGGTAAAGGATAGCCCGCGAATCCATTCCTTTTTCAGCCAATGAGCTGGCCACCTTCCTGGCCGCTTCGTTCCCGGGAACCACAACCCCCTGGATAGGGGTATAGGAATCCAGTTTCTGGAAAGGGATGGATGCATTCCTGAAGCATTGGATAAGTTCCCCGAGTTGCTGCCGCTCTGCCTGCAGCTGAGGGATGAGCTGGTAGGCACACCTGATGGCATCAATGGCTACCGGTGGTAAGGCTGTGGTATAGATCAGCGACCGGGAAAAATTGACCAGGTAATCCTTCAACAAACGGCTACCCACAACCGAAGCACCATGCACACCTGCCGCCTTTCCATAGGTATATACCCTGGCGAATACTTCCTGGTGGATACCCAGCGAATGCAGCAAGCCTTCCCCCCTGTCCCCGATAACGCCAAACCCATGGGCTTCATCCACAATAAGGTGGGCATTGTACCGCTTGCAAAGTGCAACTATTGCAGCCAGGGGAGCCTGGTCGCCATCCATGGAGAAGACCGATTCCGTTACTACGAACACCTCGCCTTCACCCTTTACCGAAGCCAGTTTCTTTTCCAGGTCTTCAACATCATTATGCCGGAAAGAAAAGGACTGGGCGAACCCCAGTCGGATCCCATCCCGGATGGAGGCATGCGATAACTGGTCGTAAATGATGGTATCAGCTTTCTGTGCCACCGAACTGAGTAGACCAAGATTGGCATCATAGCCTGAATTATAGATCAAAGCTGCTTCCCCTTCATGAAACCGGGCGATCATGGCTTCTACCTCAAGGGCGAAGGCAGTATTGCCGGCCAGGAGCCTGGACCCTGCACTGCCATGACCGTTATGGGAATGATCCATATAAGGCGCCAGCTTATGGCCATGGGCAATACCCAGGTAATCATTGGAGCAAAAATCCACCATCCCTTCCGTTACCCTTAACTGACGGAATGCATCCTGCTGCCTGCGCTCGGATAGTTTTCTTTCCAGAAAGCCTTCTTTCATAATTTTGTGCCGCGCCTGAATGTACAAGGTGCGGGAGCAAATTACTAAGCACTTATGGAATGGACAGAAAGTAATGAAGTAAAAAATATCCTGGGACTACAGTTGCCAACCGATCCGCGCTGGGTTGACCTGGCCACCCTCTCCATGGAAGAGATCCTGACCGATCATGCATTTTGTGAACAGAAGGCTGCCACTACCTGCATTTCTATCATCCAGAAGTATTCAGACAAAGAACTGCTGGTAAAGGAATTGGCCCCGATCGTTACGGAAGAGTGGGGACATTTCAGGCTGGTGCTGCAGGAGCTCCATAAACGTGGGTTGCAGCTGGGAAAACAGCGCAAGGATGAATATGTCAACAAGCTCTTGTCCTTCCAGAAAAAGGATGGGCATCCCGAAGACAGGCTGCTGGACCAATTGCTCACCATGGCCATGATCGAGGCCAGGAGCTGTGAACGGTTCAAGCGCCTGAGCGA is drawn from Flavihumibacter rivuli and contains these coding sequences:
- a CDS encoding penicillin acylase family protein, with the translated sequence MRIVFLTLSALVTVGLVYLLDTRSVLPAPLGRLLSPQHGVWQNAEPAYASFDEDLSFPQLKGKTEVYIDDRLVPHIFAEQEEDAYFVQGFLHARFRLWQMEFQTHAAAGRLAEILGEGPGGRILEYDRSMRRLGMIYAAERSLEEAEKNPASKMQYDSYAAGVNAYLEHLPESQLPLEYKLLGYKPEKWSPLKTALFLKYMSYDLAGHEDDLEFSNARSYFSKADFEKLYYYLADSLKPIVPNTPETAYPTTGAVDLTPPADADSLYFAYKNDSLTRVDPNKPNPENGSNNWAVGGSKTSSGRPILANDPHLGLNMPALWFEMQITTPQFSAYGATFPGSPNVIIGFNQDISFGFTNAGRDVKDYYSIEFRDSNMDSYLFNGEWKQADKRIEVIKVKGKPDFYDTVAYTIYGPVMYDHSFKASEKDNQYLAVRWKAHDPSNEGVTFYGLNHAKNYDDYLAAIKNFTCPGQNCLFASKTGDIAIWQQGEFPAKWRRQGDFIMPGKDSSYMWRGMIPQEENPHMINPSRGYVSSANQLSVDGTYPYYTGTVFPIYRGLIINRMLEGLNQITPEDMMEMQVDNYNVKAEFARDVLIRTPEASLGAVAKKYFEIWKAWDLRNDVDSKGATVFNLWWGALEQSVWKDEFDKAGLPVPWPNEYALVESLKRDSAYSFIDDINTGEVEKLEDILALSLTSVADSLAKIEASGRLEWAKFKDTKVNHLLKVMDPLSRLHLPVGGGRGIINATNHDHGPSWRMVVHMTDEIEAYGVYPGGQSGNPGSRFYDSFVDQWAAGKYYKLWFMKPGEKNDPRVKWKMTFYKG
- a CDS encoding aminotransferase class I/II-fold pyridoxal phosphate-dependent enzyme; this translates as MKEGFLERKLSERRQQDAFRQLRVTEGMVDFCSNDYLGIAHGHKLAPYMDHSHNGHGSAGSRLLAGNTAFALEVEAMIARFHEGEAALIYNSGYDANLGLLSSVAQKADTIIYDQLSHASIRDGIRLGFAQSFSFRHNDVEDLEKKLASVKGEGEVFVVTESVFSMDGDQAPLAAIVALCKRYNAHLIVDEAHGFGVIGDRGEGLLHSLGIHQEVFARVYTYGKAAGVHGASVVGSRLLKDYLVNFSRSLIYTTALPPVAIDAIRCAYQLIPQLQAERQQLGELIQCFRNASIPFQKLDSYTPIQGVVVPGNEAARKVASSLAEKGMDSRAILYPTVPKGGERLRIVLHAFNTVEQINDLLTVLAGAGQ
- a CDS encoding tRNA-(ms[2]io[6]A)-hydroxylase: MEWTESNEVKNILGLQLPTDPRWVDLATLSMEEILTDHAFCEQKAATTCISIIQKYSDKELLVKELAPIVTEEWGHFRLVLQELHKRGLQLGKQRKDEYVNKLLSFQKKDGHPEDRLLDQLLTMAMIEARSCERFKRLSEGLEDEYLRKFYRRFMESEAGHYKLFIELSEHYIAKEKVRKRWKEWLEFEADMVQSLEVRGDRIH